In Nostoc sp. GT001, a genomic segment contains:
- a CDS encoding inositol monophosphatase family protein, which produces MTNLQIFLDIATEAALAAGAILQGYLGKLEDAIIEKGRPGDLVTAADKASEELILEILRRHFPQHSILAEESGKLGNQENEYLWAIDPLDGTTNYAHQYPFFAVSIGLLINGVPQVGVIYDPFHNELFRAAAGLGATRNRQPIKVSATSELSKSLLVTGFAYDRRETSDNNYAEFSHLTHLTQGVRRSGSASLDLAYVACGRVDGYWERGLSPWDIAAGIILVQEAGGKITAYDGTAVKIESGRILATNSYIHDSLSNELLRVPPLSAWV; this is translated from the coding sequence ATGACTAATCTACAAATTTTTCTAGATATTGCTACAGAAGCGGCCTTGGCTGCTGGTGCAATTTTGCAAGGTTACTTGGGTAAGTTAGAAGACGCAATTATTGAAAAAGGACGCCCTGGTGATTTAGTCACGGCTGCTGATAAAGCCTCAGAGGAGTTGATTTTAGAAATTTTGCGCCGCCACTTTCCCCAGCACTCGATCCTCGCTGAAGAGTCAGGGAAATTAGGTAATCAAGAGAATGAATATCTCTGGGCAATAGATCCTCTAGATGGTACAACCAACTACGCTCATCAATACCCATTTTTTGCCGTTTCCATCGGGCTGTTAATTAATGGCGTTCCCCAAGTTGGTGTAATTTATGACCCATTTCACAATGAGCTATTCCGTGCTGCTGCTGGCTTAGGGGCAACGCGTAACCGTCAGCCCATAAAGGTTTCAGCAACATCTGAACTGAGTAAAAGCCTACTAGTAACAGGATTTGCCTACGATCGCCGCGAAACCTCTGATAACAACTACGCAGAATTTAGTCACCTCACCCATCTTACCCAAGGAGTTAGACGTAGCGGTTCGGCATCGCTAGATTTAGCCTATGTTGCCTGTGGACGTGTCGATGGTTACTGGGAACGGGGACTTTCTCCTTGGGATATTGCCGCTGGGATAATTTTGGTACAAGAAGCCGGGGGCAAAATTACTGCCTACGATGGTACTGCTGTCAAAATTGAGTCAGGTAGAATTCTTGCCACCAATAGTTATATTCACGACTCTCTCAGTAACGAACTTTTACGGGTTCCACCACTGTCAGCTTGGGTGTAG
- a CDS encoding J domain-containing protein — protein MSFKIDRGLFKYDFIDHHAVLCVPVDADVKEIRKRYLQVARRLHPDSSLTETAAQKHLGNELLSKLVNPAYEKLASDRTRTEYILILSQIGKRLVQESTSVTLNTDLAKQLVEAGNIDHFYKTAIAKLAQTQYDSLEQAQQVIAQASELNLVYLMRSAGKSSAAPPSAQPKVQSGTPQPNTPKNTAPTPAPPKEDLIVEQYIRRAQSLIDKNQFSPAKVELQEALKLEPKNSRCHSLIAMVYLKQNQLKMAKIHFDNALKLDPSDETALQWKPKIDKALGQQPSDHKVTSSPNNGDKQPEKSGSGLFGGLFGGKKK, from the coding sequence ATGTCTTTCAAAATAGATCGTGGACTATTTAAATATGATTTCATAGATCATCACGCAGTGCTGTGCGTTCCAGTTGATGCCGATGTCAAAGAGATTCGCAAACGCTATCTCCAAGTTGCTCGTCGTTTGCACCCAGACAGTAGTCTTACTGAAACTGCTGCTCAAAAACATCTCGGTAATGAATTGTTATCAAAGCTGGTTAACCCGGCTTACGAAAAACTTGCTAGCGATCGCACTCGCACTGAATATATTCTAATTTTGTCGCAAATTGGCAAACGTCTAGTACAAGAGTCTACTTCGGTAACTCTAAACACCGACTTGGCTAAACAGTTAGTTGAGGCAGGTAATATCGATCATTTTTATAAAACTGCGATCGCCAAACTAGCCCAAACCCAATATGATTCTTTAGAACAAGCGCAGCAAGTCATTGCCCAAGCTAGTGAGTTGAATTTAGTGTATTTAATGCGGAGTGCCGGTAAATCATCCGCAGCGCCACCATCTGCTCAACCTAAAGTCCAATCAGGTACGCCTCAGCCAAATACACCAAAAAATACAGCACCAACACCAGCCCCACCAAAAGAAGACTTGATTGTAGAACAGTATATTCGTCGCGCTCAATCTTTGATTGATAAAAACCAATTTTCCCCAGCCAAAGTAGAGTTGCAAGAGGCCCTGAAGCTAGAACCAAAAAATAGTCGCTGTCATAGCTTAATTGCAATGGTGTATTTGAAGCAAAATCAGCTAAAAATGGCCAAAATCCACTTTGACAACGCTCTAAAATTAGATCCCAGTGACGAAACGGCTCTGCAATGGAAACCTAAAATAGATAAGGCTTTAGGACAACAACCTAGCGATCATAAGGTGACTTCATCCCCCAATAATGGAGATAAGCAACCAGAGAAATCTGGTAGTGGTTTGTTCGGTGGTTTGTTTGGTGGGAAGAAAAAATAA
- a CDS encoding ATP phosphoribosyltransferase regulatory subunit translates to MVYQPAAGARDLLPLDVEKKRWIEDRLQQVFHRWGYHRIITSTLERMDTLMAGEAIQRQMVIQLQQNGEDDELGLRPELTASIARTVVTRMAGVTYPQRLYYNANVFRRTWESRHNRQQEFYQAGVELLGTGGLLANAEVLLLVADCLAALGLQEWHVILGEAGITRSLLSAFPANLQDQVRSAIAHLDRITIDNLPLSDKLRDRAQTIMDLRGPSADVLQKVSSLDLDQEQREAVNNLKSLVELLESEKKFPLILDLSLIQTIDYYTGIVFEVVNDTESQARVLGRGGRYDQLLGLYHPQGENIPGIGFGLSIEDLYQVLLSTQQLPQETPATDWLVAPETASANAAAFVYAQKLRDSTDLVRVEIDLGGRDAEAIRQYASDRRIAQIAWIKADGSPKIEPLG, encoded by the coding sequence ATGGTGTATCAACCAGCAGCGGGAGCCAGGGATTTATTGCCCTTGGATGTGGAGAAAAAACGCTGGATTGAAGATCGGTTACAGCAGGTGTTTCATCGTTGGGGATATCACAGGATTATCACCTCGACTTTAGAACGGATGGATACCCTGATGGCGGGGGAAGCCATCCAGCGTCAGATGGTGATTCAACTACAACAAAATGGCGAAGATGATGAATTAGGGCTACGTCCAGAATTAACAGCATCTATTGCTCGTACTGTTGTGACTCGGATGGCTGGTGTTACTTATCCACAACGGTTGTATTACAACGCCAATGTGTTTCGCCGCACTTGGGAAAGTAGGCATAATCGCCAGCAAGAGTTTTATCAAGCTGGGGTGGAATTGTTAGGTACTGGCGGATTGCTGGCGAATGCCGAAGTACTACTGTTAGTAGCAGATTGTTTGGCAGCACTGGGTTTGCAGGAATGGCATGTAATTTTAGGTGAGGCGGGAATTACCCGATCGCTCCTGAGTGCCTTTCCTGCTAATCTCCAAGATCAAGTTCGCAGTGCGATCGCTCATCTTGACCGCATCACCATAGATAATTTACCTCTAAGTGACAAACTCCGCGATCGCGCCCAAACCATCATGGATTTGCGTGGGCCAAGTGCAGACGTGTTGCAAAAAGTTAGTAGTCTGGATCTAGATCAAGAACAGCGAGAGGCAGTAAATAACCTCAAATCCCTAGTAGAATTACTAGAATCAGAGAAAAAATTTCCGTTAATCCTCGACCTCAGCCTGATCCAAACCATAGATTACTACACTGGTATTGTATTTGAAGTTGTCAACGATACCGAATCCCAAGCCAGAGTTTTAGGGCGTGGTGGTCGCTATGACCAGCTTTTGGGGCTATATCATCCTCAAGGAGAAAACATCCCCGGAATTGGTTTTGGACTAAGTATCGAAGATTTATACCAAGTTCTGTTGTCTACTCAGCAATTACCGCAGGAAACTCCAGCGACTGACTGGTTGGTAGCACCAGAGACAGCTAGTGCTAACGCCGCCGCCTTTGTCTACGCACAAAAACTCAGAGATTCTACTGATTTGGTGCGAGTAGAAATTGACTTGGGGGGAAGAGATGCAGAGGCGATTCGCCAATATGCAAGCGATCGCCGCATTGCCCAAATTGCCTGGATCAAAGCTGATGGTTCACCAAAAATTGAACCATTGGGTTAA
- a CDS encoding ferredoxin family protein: protein MPHTIVTEVCEGVADCVDACPVACIHDGPGKNTKGTDWYWIDFATCIDCGICLQVCPVEGAILAEERPELQKTP from the coding sequence ATGCCGCATACAATTGTTACAGAAGTCTGTGAAGGCGTTGCTGACTGCGTAGATGCCTGTCCAGTAGCTTGTATTCATGATGGCCCAGGCAAAAACACCAAGGGAACTGATTGGTACTGGATTGACTTTGCTACTTGCATCGACTGTGGTATCTGTCTCCAAGTTTGCCCTGTAGAAGGGGCGATTCTTGCAGAAGAACGACCAGAGTTGCAAAAAACTCCGTAA
- a CDS encoding ABC transporter ATP-binding protein produces the protein MTNDYLLEVQNVHAGYIKDVDILQGVNFQVAPGELVTVIGPNGAGKSTLAKAIFGLLIPHTGTITFKGENIVGLKSNEIVQRGMCYVPQIANVFPSLSVEENLEMGAFVLNVPLKPIKDKIFTMFPRLSDRRRQRAGTLSGGERQMLAMGKALMLEPGLLILDEPSAALSPILVTQVFEQIKQINQAGTAIVLVEQNARKALEMANRGYVLESGRDAISGPGEELLNDPKVGELYLGAGKRH, from the coding sequence ATGACAAATGATTATTTATTAGAAGTTCAAAATGTTCACGCTGGATACATCAAAGATGTAGATATCCTGCAAGGTGTGAATTTTCAGGTTGCACCAGGGGAATTGGTGACAGTGATTGGCCCCAACGGTGCAGGTAAATCTACTTTGGCAAAAGCAATTTTTGGGCTTTTGATCCCCCACACAGGCACAATTACCTTCAAAGGTGAAAATATCGTGGGGCTAAAGTCCAATGAAATTGTCCAACGAGGAATGTGCTACGTACCGCAAATCGCCAATGTTTTCCCCTCTCTCAGTGTTGAAGAGAATTTGGAGATGGGTGCTTTTGTGCTTAACGTTCCCCTGAAACCAATTAAAGATAAAATATTTACTATGTTTCCGAGATTAAGCGATCGCCGTCGTCAACGTGCTGGTACTCTCTCTGGAGGAGAACGCCAGATGCTAGCGATGGGCAAAGCTTTGATGTTGGAACCTGGTTTGCTGATTTTAGATGAGCCATCTGCTGCTTTGTCACCGATTTTAGTGACACAAGTGTTCGAGCAGATTAAACAAATTAATCAGGCAGGTACTGCGATCGTATTAGTAGAACAAAATGCCCGTAAAGCTTTAGAGATGGCTAATCGTGGGTATGTATTAGAATCGGGACGTGATGCGATCTCCGGCCCTGGTGAAGAATTGTTGAATGACCCGAAAGTGGGTGAGCTATATCTGGGAGCAGGTAAGAGACATTAA
- a CDS encoding SagB/ThcOx family dehydrogenase, protein MPELHQSIAQHYHERTKYNPETLASKSQRLDWTKQPVPFKEYKIGSTFDLKPYIQEKAEAYANNPDAQWWQRLSRLLFRSYGLTAKMPSMGSAVYLRAAPSAGGLYPAEVYVVSRGTSLLPPGLYNYQCRTHSLMHYWESDVWQTLQESCFWHPSLENTQLAIIITAVFYRSAWRYEDRAYRRIFLDTGHLLGNIELAGAITDYRPHLIGGFVDESVNDLLYVDPQQEGAIAVLPLADLLDVNQNLPLGCTALPSATETSYPQIPDGELLTYFHRHTQIQPGVTGNLNLPTIKQEKSLEDKYNFPFCLKIPTTTAPINWGKKLSELETTMYKRRSTRAYNGDDLSFDELKSLLDFTYQPQNYIDQSLDISPDYFDLNLIETFIAVCGVKGLEAGCYYYAPKAQELRQIRFKNFRRELHFLCLGQELGRDAAAVLFHTADLKAAIAQYGDRVYRYLHMDVGHLGQRLNLAAMHLNVGVSGIGGFFDDQVNEVLGIPADEAVLYITTLGRPR, encoded by the coding sequence ATGCCAGAATTACACCAATCTATTGCCCAGCATTATCACGAACGGACTAAATACAACCCTGAGACTCTCGCTTCTAAAAGTCAGCGGTTAGACTGGACTAAACAGCCAGTGCCCTTCAAAGAATACAAAATTGGCTCTACTTTTGATCTCAAACCCTATATCCAAGAAAAAGCAGAGGCTTATGCTAATAACCCAGATGCTCAATGGTGGCAAAGACTTTCACGGCTATTGTTTCGCAGTTATGGATTGACGGCGAAAATGCCTTCTATGGGTAGTGCAGTGTATTTACGCGCTGCTCCCAGTGCAGGCGGACTATACCCTGCCGAGGTGTATGTGGTTTCCCGTGGGACTTCGTTATTGCCACCTGGTCTATATAACTACCAGTGTAGAACTCATTCTCTCATGCATTATTGGGAAAGTGATGTTTGGCAAACTCTTCAAGAGTCTTGTTTCTGGCATCCTTCTTTAGAAAATACCCAATTAGCAATTATTATCACTGCGGTTTTCTATCGTTCTGCGTGGCGCTATGAAGATCGGGCTTATCGGCGGATTTTTCTGGATACGGGACACTTGTTGGGTAATATCGAGCTAGCTGGTGCGATTACTGATTATCGCCCCCATTTAATCGGCGGCTTTGTGGATGAATCGGTCAACGATCTGCTTTATGTCGATCCGCAACAAGAAGGTGCGATCGCTGTCTTACCTCTGGCAGACTTGTTAGATGTGAATCAAAATTTACCATTGGGATGTACTGCTTTACCTTCCGCCACCGAAACCAGTTATCCTCAAATCCCCGATGGCGAATTACTAACATATTTCCATCGACACACCCAGATCCAACCAGGTGTAACTGGTAATCTTAATCTACCAACTATTAAACAAGAAAAATCTTTAGAGGATAAATACAATTTTCCTTTCTGTTTAAAAATTCCCACCACCACCGCACCGATAAACTGGGGAAAAAAACTATCAGAACTGGAAACCACTATGTATAAGCGACGCTCTACCCGCGCTTACAATGGTGATGATTTAAGCTTCGATGAATTGAAAAGTTTACTCGATTTCACTTACCAACCGCAAAATTACATCGACCAAAGCTTAGATATTTCTCCAGACTACTTCGATCTAAATTTAATCGAAACATTCATTGCTGTTTGCGGAGTTAAAGGACTGGAGGCGGGTTGTTACTATTACGCACCCAAAGCCCAAGAGTTACGCCAAATCCGGTTTAAAAACTTTCGGCGAGAGTTACATTTTCTCTGTTTAGGACAAGAATTAGGGCGGGATGCCGCAGCAGTGTTATTTCATACAGCCGATTTGAAAGCTGCGATCGCACAATATGGCGATCGCGTTTACCGTTACTTACACATGGATGTCGGTCATTTGGGACAACGCCTGAATTTAGCAGCAATGCACCTGAATGTAGGCGTCAGTGGTATCGGTGGATTCTTTGACGATCAAGTAAATGAAGTTTTAGGCATTCCTGCTGATGAAGCTGTTTTATATATCACTACATTGGGACGCCCAAGATAA
- a CDS encoding alpha/beta hydrolase, which translates to MPVRQTLSKPDIQLSYLEWNQGQEPLLLLHGLGDHALVWSSLGDYLAADYHIVAPDMRGHGQSSKPEIDYSFESAIADLEALMDSLGWTFAHIVSHSWTGKLAAIWARQNPKRLRSIILVDPIFIWKMPSLFRVTFPMLYRFLPFLKSMGPFASHEEAEQQARQLKQYQGWSPLQQQVFQAGIEQKPDGSWGSKFTIAARDGIFEAVMQVPGFTIPLDTPALFVQPKQGLNRQNWQIQPYKTYLQNLRIYQVPGNHWPFLTQPETFNQTVAAFLAEHRSKIS; encoded by the coding sequence ATGCCTGTACGTCAAACTTTATCAAAGCCTGATATCCAACTTTCTTATTTAGAATGGAATCAAGGTCAAGAACCTTTACTGCTGTTACATGGCTTAGGCGACCATGCTTTGGTGTGGTCTAGTTTAGGAGATTACTTGGCGGCGGATTACCACATAGTTGCGCCAGATATGCGCGGACATGGGCAAAGTAGTAAACCAGAGATAGATTATAGCTTTGAGAGTGCGATCGCAGACCTTGAAGCACTCATGGATAGTCTTGGATGGACTTTTGCCCATATTGTAAGTCACTCGTGGACAGGAAAATTAGCCGCCATCTGGGCAAGACAAAACCCAAAGCGTTTACGGAGTATAATTCTCGTCGATCCAATTTTTATCTGGAAAATGCCCAGTCTTTTCAGGGTAACTTTCCCAATGTTATATCGCTTCTTGCCTTTTCTTAAAAGCATGGGGCCCTTTGCCAGCCATGAAGAAGCGGAACAACAAGCACGGCAATTAAAGCAATATCAAGGATGGAGTCCTTTACAACAGCAAGTCTTCCAAGCAGGAATAGAACAAAAACCCGATGGAAGTTGGGGCAGCAAATTTACCATAGCCGCCCGCGACGGCATTTTTGAGGCAGTGATGCAAGTGCCCGGTTTTACAATTCCCCTTGACACCCCTGCCCTATTCGTACAGCCAAAACAAGGATTGAATCGCCAAAATTGGCAAATTCAACCCTACAAAACCTATCTTCAAAACTTACGTATCTACCAAGTTCCCGGCAATCATTGGCCATTTTTGACACAACCAGAGACATTTAACCAAACTGTGGCAGCTTTCTTGGCAGAACACAGATCAAAAATCTCATGA
- a CDS encoding serine/threonine-protein kinase, which translates to MSLCINPVCPKPNHPNNQQNRFCQSCGSHLELLGRYRVTCLLSETTGFSKVYEAYEQDTPKILKILKEDLSGDAKAVELFQQEVTVLGQFKHPGIPKEDSYFQYQTRNGLVLHCIAMEKIDGYNLEQWLQQQNSPISQEQAIDWLRQLIEILDVVHGKQYLHRDIKPSNIMIRSPLEQSWGNLVLIDFGTANEINKTYQDQLSNGDKMTALMSSGYSAPEQMNGQAVPQSDFFALGRTFVFLLTGHHPLEMYDVQQNLLHWQNHATHISPLLLNLIDWLTASDIEQRPASTEEILHSLEEIETQLTDTTPTNSNILENSNLEDLSVDINKNSLPPNQQPEKVPILTFFAVLLAILGLLSVVALAMRKSDFSETSYYRQYPEKKGNIDYFSYQEGRDSQGRIAEFNIAVLSLNYKWLLGSNFQIKYNDEIISVDLLKLNLEQEGIENIMEAPNEIISVGTASCKGDRLIQERVALERSKQIQFLVKKLFINTPSVKSYRLLNLGQFQRSDCRANQDLTTYQTSVIIIGVKRESSGVILDEALRNRLEKKPFADFKLEDYSLGSAQKFKTIPSNF; encoded by the coding sequence ATGAGCCTTTGTATCAACCCTGTTTGCCCTAAACCAAATCACCCGAATAATCAGCAAAACCGCTTTTGTCAAAGTTGTGGTTCCCATCTAGAATTGCTAGGGCGTTATCGGGTAACGTGCCTGTTGAGTGAGACAACAGGTTTTAGTAAAGTTTATGAGGCATACGAGCAAGATACCCCCAAAATTCTCAAGATACTCAAAGAAGATTTATCAGGCGACGCCAAAGCAGTAGAACTATTTCAGCAAGAAGTAACGGTGTTGGGACAATTCAAGCATCCCGGAATTCCTAAAGAAGATAGTTACTTCCAGTATCAAACCCGAAATGGTTTAGTGTTGCATTGCATTGCAATGGAAAAAATCGATGGCTACAACTTAGAACAGTGGCTACAGCAGCAAAATAGTCCCATATCTCAAGAACAAGCCATAGACTGGTTAAGACAGTTGATAGAAATTTTAGATGTAGTGCATGGAAAACAGTACCTACATCGAGATATTAAGCCATCTAATATCATGATTAGATCCCCCCTTGAGCAGAGTTGGGGGAATCTAGTACTGATTGATTTTGGCACCGCCAATGAAATTAATAAAACCTACCAAGACCAACTAAGCAACGGCGACAAGATGACAGCACTTATGTCATCTGGCTACAGCGCCCCAGAACAAATGAATGGTCAAGCAGTACCGCAGTCAGATTTCTTTGCTTTGGGACGCACTTTTGTATTCTTGCTGACAGGACACCATCCTTTAGAGATGTATGATGTCCAGCAAAATTTGTTGCACTGGCAAAATCATGCTACCCATATTTCACCCTTACTATTGAATTTAATTGATTGGCTAACAGCATCAGATATAGAACAACGTCCTGCCAGTACTGAAGAAATTTTGCATTCCCTAGAAGAAATAGAAACTCAATTAACAGACACGACTCCGACAAATAGTAATATTCTAGAAAATTCTAACCTTGAAGATTTATCTGTAGATATTAATAAAAACTCATTACCTCCAAATCAGCAGCCGGAAAAAGTGCCGATATTAACATTTTTTGCAGTCTTATTAGCAATATTAGGATTGCTTAGTGTAGTGGCTTTAGCCATGCGGAAATCAGATTTTTCTGAAACATCTTATTACAGACAATATCCAGAAAAAAAAGGTAATATTGATTATTTTTCTTACCAAGAAGGTAGGGATAGTCAAGGAAGAATTGCTGAGTTTAATATAGCGGTTTTATCACTAAACTATAAATGGCTTTTAGGTAGCAACTTTCAAATTAAATACAATGATGAAATTATTAGCGTTGACCTTCTGAAGTTGAATTTAGAACAAGAAGGTATAGAGAATATAATGGAAGCTCCCAATGAGATTATCTCTGTCGGTACAGCTTCTTGCAAAGGTGATAGATTAATTCAAGAACGTGTGGCTTTAGAACGTTCAAAACAAATACAATTTTTGGTTAAAAAATTATTTATTAATACACCAAGCGTCAAAAGTTATCGCTTATTGAATTTGGGTCAATTTCAACGGAGTGATTGTCGGGCAAATCAGGATTTAACGACATATCAGACAAGTGTAATAATTATTGGTGTTAAAAGAGAATCATCAGGTGTCATTCTTGACGAGGCGCTACGGAATAGGTTAGAAAAGAAGCCTTTTGCTGATTTTAAATTAGAAGATTATTCTTTGGGATCTGCACAGAAGTTTAAGACTATACCGAGCAATTTCTAA
- a CDS encoding YkvA family protein: MKFSIQSLYAWYRSVLRNPKYRWWVILGTLVYLVSPFDILPDFIPVAGQIDDVFLLTLLVSEVSGLVIEGWKARKGEVGTEVPNTTEGSSSSGSTIDVDAVSVK, from the coding sequence ATGAAATTTTCAATCCAATCACTTTACGCCTGGTATCGCAGTGTGCTTCGTAACCCCAAATACCGTTGGTGGGTAATTTTAGGAACGTTGGTTTATTTGGTCAGCCCATTTGATATTCTCCCAGATTTTATACCCGTTGCGGGACAGATTGATGATGTTTTCCTTTTGACTCTGCTAGTTAGTGAAGTGTCTGGGCTAGTGATTGAGGGCTGGAAAGCTCGTAAGGGTGAGGTGGGTACTGAAGTACCTAATACTACTGAGGGTTCTAGCTCTAGTGGAAGCACTATTGATGTTGATGCTGTTTCTGTTAAGTAG
- a CDS encoding GxxExxY protein yields MRENELSGVIIGCAMRVHTALGPGLLESAYEECLDYELKKSGLSVGKQIPLPLVYQDVQLECVYRLDLIVENKVIVEIKSVESFHPIHSVQLLTYLKLANCKLGLLLNFNVLHLKEGIKRVANNL; encoded by the coding sequence ATGAGAGAGAATGAGTTGAGTGGGGTGATTATTGGGTGTGCGATGAGGGTGCATACTGCTTTGGGGCCTGGTTTGTTGGAGTCGGCTTATGAGGAGTGTTTGGATTATGAGTTGAAGAAGTCCGGGTTGAGTGTTGGTAAGCAAATTCCATTGCCTTTGGTTTACCAAGATGTGCAATTGGAATGTGTTTATCGATTGGATTTGATTGTCGAAAATAAGGTAATTGTAGAGATTAAATCTGTAGAATCCTTCCACCCAATTCACTCCGTTCAACTCCTAACCTATCTCAAACTCGCAAACTGCAAACTAGGTCTTCTCCTCAACTTCAACGTCCTCCACCTCAAAGAAGGCATTAAACGCGTAGCCAACAACCTCTAA